The region GGCTGCGCCGGCAGGGGAGGCGCGTCGTCTTCACGAACGGTGTCTTCGACCTCCTGCACCCCGGCCACGTCGCCCTCCTCGAGGCCGCGCGCCGCCTCGGCGACCTCCTCGTCGTCGGCATCAACAGCGACGCCTCGGTGCGGCGGCTGTCGAAGGGTCCCGGCCGCCCGATCGTGAAGGTAGCCGACCGCGCGATCGTCATGGCTGCGCTCAGGTGCGTGGATCACGTGACGATCTTCGGTGAGGACACTCCCCTCGAGACGATCCGCCTCCTCAAGCCTCACGTCCTCGTGAAGGGATCCGACTGGGGGGAGGACGCCATCGTCGGAAGCGACGAGGTCCGCTTGTGGGGCGGGC is a window of Acidobacteriota bacterium DNA encoding:
- the rfaE2 gene encoding D-glycero-beta-D-manno-heptose 1-phosphate adenylyltransferase codes for the protein MPVPESRRSNKVGRKGEARAKLVPRGQLASLGARLRRQGRRVVFTNGVFDLLHPGHVALLEAARRLGDLLVVGINSDASVRRLSKGPGRPIVKVADRAIVMAALRCVDHVTIFGEDTPLETIRLLKPHVLVKGSDWGEDAIVGSDEVRLWGGRVVRVKLKSGYSTTRIVERIRRGGRARG